In the Vibrio gigantis genome, one interval contains:
- a CDS encoding type I polyketide synthase, translated as MSQPETNTPESVDDSRLNKRLKDMPIAIVGMASMFANSRYLNKFWDLISEKIDAITEVPDTHWRPEDYYDSDRTTPDKSYCKRGGFIPEVDFNPMEFGLPPNILELTDTSQLLSLIVAKEVLEDAKLPEGYDRDKIGITLGVGGGQKIAQSLNARLQYPVLKKVFKSSGINDEDSEMLIKKFQDQYIHWEENSFPGSLGNVISGRIANRFDLGGINCVVDAACAGSLAAMRMALSELVEGRSEMMITGGVCTDNSPTMYMSFSKTPAFTTNETIQPFDIDSKGMMIGEGIGMVALKRLEDAERDGDRIYSVIKGVGSSSDGKFKSIYAPRPEGQAKALKRAYDDAGFAPHTLGLLEAHGTGTAAGDVAEFGGLNSVFSENNEEKQHIALGSVKSQIGHTKSTAGTAGLIKAALALHHKVLPPTINVSAPNPKLDIENSPFYLNTQTRPWMKRVDGTPRRAGISSFGFGGTNFHVVLEEYTPEHARGDKYRQRQVPQTLLFSAESRQALINELKQVSTQATDVAFKLETLAEQHALREVDAKHARLGLVVTDQADLQAQLTQAVSMLESQTKTHWQMPNGTSYRESALIAENGAGKVAALFAGQGSQYLNMGRELACHYPEMRQQLAQADQVFGQHKKTALSQILFPIPTFTPEATKAQEAVLTNTANAQSAIGTLSMSQFDIMTQAGFKADMVAGHSFGELSALCASGVISQDDYYQLAFARGDAMAATPEQGDNGTMFAVILDADKLPAVESCISQFEGVSIANYNAPTQLVIAGPTATVQQAAQALTDQGFKAIALPVSGAFHTPLVAHAQKPFAAAIDKASFSAPTLPLYSNATGKLHSKDAKAIKKAFKQHMLQSVRFSEQIEAMYEAGARVFVEFGPKNILQKLVEKTLADKNEELYAISINPSPKGDSDQQLRLAAVQLCVAGVSLDNIDPYQADIAEPAKASPMNIKLNATNYISPATRKKMDQSLASGNVTEKTEIVEVKVEVEKIVEKEVIKTEIVEVPVAAPQASNVQPSVAQVATAAQQPQVAQPAPATIQSVAQVSVDESSLQSFFNAQQQAAEVHQQFLAIPQQYGDTFNTLMSEQAKMATAGVAIPENLQRSMEMFHQHQAETLKAHAHYLEMQAHSNNSALNMLTQGSVQTVQPTFVAPVNTQPAIQAPATPTAIVQQPVAQVQTAPVQAAPVQNTTAQQAQQAPVQKAVPVPQVAAQAAAPVAGQPVPVKAQPAPVAAPAAVQTADAEKVMLEVVAEKTGYPTEMLDLEMDMEADLGIDSIKRVEILGTVQDEMPNLPELNPEDLAECRTLGEIVTYMNSKMPSGVSTNDAAPVQAVAVANGLDAQVVQQTMLEVVAEKTGYPTEMLDLEMDMEADLGIDSIKRVEILGTVQDELPTLPELNPEDLAECRTLGEIVDYMNSKLPASAPVVAQTAATSVQAASGLDAAVVQKTMLEVVAEKTGYPTEMLDLAMDMEADLGIDSIKRVEILGTVQDELPTLPELNPEDLAECRTLGEIVDYMNSKLPASAPVAAQVSTPVQAVSNGLNAEQVQGTMLSVVADKTGYPTEMLDLAMDMEADLGIDSIKRVEILGTVQDQLPTLPELNPEDLAECRTLGEIVDYMNSKLAPSSETATVAPEADIASVESVSNDLNPAHVQSTMMEVVADKTGYPAEMLDLAMDMEADLGIDSIKRVEILGTVQDQLPTLPELNPEDLAECRTLGEIVTYMQSKLSAAPVATPKADSVTPIAETATAELPPHNEVALKKLPAADKFVDCFSKNACVVITDDGHNAGVLAEKLTANGIQVAVVRSALSAASPLNSEIASYTLNSVDDAGVTAVINDIEADLKTSNKVIAGFIHLQAIVDAKQSNEQAVNLNADSRASLTTAFLFAKHLNGQLNAVSGRSVFFTLSRIDGGFGYLDAKQLANAELNQAALSGLTKTLSHEWSNVFCRALDADASIDARHLAEAITGELFDIDTNTVEIGLSHAENGESGRATLIAATPGAAQTKNAGAQLTKSDKVLVTGGAKGVTFECALTLAKQCKSHFILAGRSKHITSAELPQWAQGKQEKDLKPAAIAHLQATGDKPTPKKVDALLKPVLSSLEINAALAAFNEIGASAEYLSLDVSNHDSVAKTLTNFDGITGLIHGAGVLADKHIQDKTLDELNMVYGTKVGGLEAVLSGLDSSKLKLIAMFSSAAGFYGNTGQSDYSMSNEILNKAALQLSARNPQAKVMSFNWGPWDGGMVNAALKRMFTERGVYVIPLQAGAELFSSQLLNETGIQLLVGTSMQGSDNKEAAVKKLNAESVHLAKSPLNTSITVTRHLDPKALPFIQDHCIAGNPVLPTVCAIQWMREVAEQLLGVNVSVHNYKLLKGVIFDTDEVQELKLVLSPDAKSKDQLKAVISCQGRPQYQAQLQVASVQVSEDVQQASTKRFEANTSTPVTTAQALYSDGTLFHGPRLQGITSVERFDDLGLLAQCQLPQIENSDCGSFIPKQGFGDSQPFAEDYLLQTMLVWARLKYGAASLPSAIGEFICYAPMHNGDQGWLELSVIKSTARSLQADISLYHQDGRLSAVMKGAKVTISKSLNDAFLPKPSSAVSKKETTKNAEKEQLS; from the coding sequence ATGAGCCAACCCGAGACAAATACACCGGAATCAGTCGACGATTCTCGACTGAATAAACGCCTTAAAGATATGCCTATCGCTATCGTTGGTATGGCGAGCATGTTTGCAAACTCTCGTTACCTGAATAAATTTTGGGATCTTATCAGCGAAAAGATCGATGCGATTACCGAAGTACCAGATACGCACTGGCGTCCAGAAGATTACTACGATTCAGATCGTACTACACCAGACAAGTCTTACTGTAAGCGCGGTGGTTTCATCCCTGAAGTGGACTTCAATCCAATGGAGTTCGGCCTTCCGCCAAATATCCTTGAACTGACTGATACGTCACAGCTGCTTTCTCTGATCGTGGCAAAAGAAGTACTTGAAGATGCCAAACTGCCAGAAGGCTACGATCGCGATAAGATCGGTATCACGCTGGGTGTTGGTGGTGGTCAGAAGATCGCTCAAAGCCTTAACGCTCGTCTTCAATACCCTGTTTTGAAAAAAGTATTCAAGAGCAGTGGCATCAACGACGAAGACAGCGAAATGCTGATCAAAAAATTCCAAGACCAATACATTCACTGGGAAGAGAACTCATTCCCTGGTTCATTGGGTAACGTAATTTCAGGTCGTATCGCTAACCGCTTTGACCTTGGTGGCATCAACTGTGTAGTAGACGCCGCTTGTGCAGGTTCTCTAGCCGCTATGCGCATGGCACTGAGCGAGCTGGTTGAAGGCCGCAGTGAAATGATGATCACAGGTGGTGTGTGTACCGATAACTCACCAACCATGTACATGAGCTTCTCTAAAACGCCAGCATTCACCACCAATGAAACCATTCAACCTTTCGATATCGACTCAAAAGGCATGATGATTGGTGAAGGCATCGGCATGGTTGCTCTTAAGCGTCTTGAAGATGCAGAGCGTGACGGCGACAGAATCTACTCGGTAATTAAAGGTGTGGGTTCTTCGTCGGATGGTAAGTTCAAGAGTATTTACGCGCCTCGCCCTGAAGGGCAAGCTAAAGCTCTGAAACGTGCTTACGATGATGCAGGTTTTGCACCGCACACGCTTGGCTTACTAGAAGCGCACGGTACTGGTACTGCTGCGGGTGATGTTGCTGAATTTGGTGGTTTAAACTCAGTATTCAGCGAGAACAATGAAGAGAAGCAACACATTGCATTAGGCTCTGTGAAATCTCAAATTGGTCACACCAAATCAACCGCGGGTACTGCAGGTTTAATCAAAGCTGCACTGGCACTGCACCACAAAGTACTGCCGCCAACGATTAACGTATCGGCTCCGAATCCTAAGTTAGATATCGAGAACTCACCGTTCTACCTAAACACACAAACACGTCCTTGGATGAAACGTGTCGACGGCACACCGCGCCGTGCAGGTATTAGCTCATTTGGTTTTGGTGGCACTAACTTCCACGTTGTATTGGAAGAATACACACCAGAACACGCTCGCGGTGACAAATACCGTCAGCGCCAAGTTCCGCAAACTCTATTGTTCAGCGCAGAGTCTCGCCAAGCACTGATCAATGAGCTCAAGCAGGTTTCAACTCAAGCTACAGATGTTGCGTTCAAACTGGAAACGCTTGCTGAGCAACACGCTCTACGCGAAGTTGACGCTAAGCATGCACGTCTTGGTTTAGTCGTTACTGACCAAGCAGACCTTCAAGCTCAGCTGACTCAAGCGGTTTCAATGCTTGAGAGCCAAACCAAAACACATTGGCAGATGCCAAACGGCACTAGCTACCGCGAGTCGGCACTGATTGCAGAAAACGGCGCAGGTAAAGTGGCAGCGCTATTTGCAGGTCAAGGGTCGCAATACCTGAACATGGGTCGCGAGCTTGCTTGTCATTACCCAGAGATGCGCCAACAGCTTGCTCAAGCGGATCAAGTATTTGGTCAGCACAAGAAAACGGCTCTGTCGCAAATTCTGTTCCCAATTCCAACTTTCACACCAGAAGCAACTAAAGCTCAAGAAGCGGTACTAACCAACACCGCCAATGCGCAAAGTGCGATTGGTACTTTGTCTATGAGTCAGTTCGACATCATGACCCAAGCTGGCTTCAAAGCAGACATGGTCGCAGGCCACAGCTTTGGTGAGCTAAGCGCACTATGTGCTTCGGGTGTTATCTCGCAAGACGATTACTACCAACTAGCTTTCGCTCGTGGCGATGCGATGGCAGCGACACCTGAACAAGGCGACAACGGTACTATGTTTGCGGTCATTCTAGACGCAGACAAACTTCCAGCCGTTGAAAGCTGCATCAGCCAATTCGAAGGTGTGAGCATTGCAAACTACAACGCTCCGACTCAATTGGTTATTGCTGGTCCAACAGCAACCGTTCAGCAAGCAGCACAAGCGCTAACAGATCAAGGTTTCAAAGCGATTGCTCTGCCAGTATCTGGTGCTTTCCACACACCGCTTGTTGCTCACGCTCAAAAACCATTTGCTGCTGCAATTGATAAAGCTTCATTCAGCGCTCCAACGCTGCCGCTTTACTCAAACGCAACAGGCAAACTGCACAGCAAAGACGCTAAAGCGATCAAGAAAGCGTTCAAGCAACACATGCTGCAATCGGTTCGTTTCAGCGAGCAAATTGAAGCGATGTATGAAGCAGGCGCGCGTGTATTCGTTGAGTTCGGTCCGAAAAACATTCTTCAAAAGTTGGTTGAGAAAACATTGGCTGATAAGAACGAAGAACTTTACGCAATCAGCATTAACCCAAGCCCTAAAGGCGACAGTGACCAACAGCTTCGCCTAGCTGCGGTTCAACTGTGCGTGGCAGGTGTTTCACTAGACAACATTGACCCTTACCAAGCTGACATTGCTGAACCTGCAAAGGCATCACCAATGAACATCAAGCTGAATGCAACCAACTACATCAGCCCTGCTACTCGTAAGAAAATGGATCAATCATTGGCTTCGGGCAACGTCACCGAAAAGACTGAGATTGTTGAAGTGAAAGTTGAAGTCGAGAAAATCGTGGAAAAAGAAGTGATTAAAACAGAAATCGTTGAAGTACCTGTTGCAGCTCCTCAAGCTTCAAATGTACAACCGTCAGTTGCACAAGTAGCAACAGCAGCTCAGCAGCCTCAAGTAGCACAACCTGCACCAGCGACTATTCAGTCAGTAGCTCAAGTATCGGTTGATGAATCTTCTCTGCAGTCGTTCTTCAATGCTCAACAACAAGCAGCCGAAGTACATCAGCAATTCTTGGCGATTCCTCAGCAATACGGTGACACGTTCAACACCCTAATGTCTGAGCAAGCGAAAATGGCAACGGCAGGCGTAGCAATTCCTGAGAACCTACAGCGTTCTATGGAGATGTTCCACCAGCACCAAGCTGAAACGCTAAAAGCGCACGCTCATTACCTAGAAATGCAAGCGCACAGCAACAACTCAGCACTTAATATGCTGACGCAAGGTTCAGTACAAACGGTACAACCAACTTTCGTTGCGCCAGTAAATACTCAGCCAGCGATTCAAGCTCCAGCTACTCCAACAGCGATCGTTCAACAGCCTGTAGCTCAAGTGCAAACTGCCCCTGTACAAGCGGCGCCAGTTCAAAATACAACAGCTCAACAAGCTCAACAAGCTCCAGTACAGAAAGCAGTTCCTGTACCACAAGTAGCGGCTCAAGCAGCAGCACCTGTTGCAGGTCAGCCAGTGCCAGTTAAAGCGCAACCAGCTCCTGTGGCTGCACCAGCAGCAGTACAAACAGCCGATGCTGAAAAAGTGATGCTAGAAGTAGTTGCCGAGAAAACGGGTTACCCAACGGAAATGCTTGATCTAGAAATGGACATGGAAGCTGACCTTGGTATCGACTCAATCAAGCGCGTAGAGATTCTTGGTACCGTTCAAGACGAAATGCCAAACCTACCTGAGCTGAATCCTGAAGATTTAGCTGAGTGTCGTACTCTTGGTGAAATCGTTACTTACATGAACAGCAAGATGCCTTCTGGAGTTTCAACTAATGACGCTGCACCAGTTCAAGCAGTTGCTGTAGCTAACGGTCTTGATGCACAAGTCGTTCAACAAACCATGCTAGAAGTAGTTGCTGAGAAGACAGGTTACCCAACGGAAATGCTTGATCTAGAAATGGATATGGAAGCAGACCTTGGTATCGATTCAATCAAGCGTGTTGAGATTCTTGGTACGGTTCAAGATGAACTGCCTACTCTTCCAGAGCTAAACCCTGAAGACTTAGCTGAGTGTCGTACTCTAGGCGAGATCGTAGACTACATGAACAGCAAGCTTCCGGCTTCTGCACCTGTAGTCGCTCAAACTGCAGCAACTTCAGTTCAAGCAGCTAGCGGTTTAGATGCAGCAGTAGTTCAAAAAACCATGTTAGAAGTGGTCGCAGAGAAGACGGGCTACCCGACTGAAATGCTAGACCTAGCAATGGACATGGAAGCCGACCTTGGTATCGACTCAATCAAGCGTGTTGAAATCCTAGGTACGGTACAAGACGAACTACCGACTCTTCCAGAGCTCAACCCTGAAGACCTCGCTGAGTGTCGTACTCTAGGCGAGATCGTAGACTACATGAACAGCAAGCTTCCAGCTTCGGCTCCAGTAGCAGCTCAAGTATCTACACCAGTGCAGGCTGTATCAAACGGTTTAAACGCAGAACAAGTTCAAGGCACAATGCTGAGCGTAGTGGCTGATAAAACGGGCTACCCAACAGAAATGCTAGACCTAGCAATGGACATGGAAGCAGACCTTGGCATCGACTCAATCAAACGTGTTGAGATCCTTGGTACGGTTCAAGACCAGCTACCAACATTGCCAGAGCTGAACCCTGAAGACCTAGCTGAGTGTCGTACGCTGGGTGAAATTGTTGACTACATGAACAGCAAGTTGGCTCCTAGTTCGGAAACTGCGACAGTAGCTCCAGAAGCAGATATAGCCTCAGTAGAAAGCGTAAGCAACGACCTAAACCCTGCTCATGTTCAATCAACAATGATGGAAGTGGTTGCCGACAAAACAGGTTACCCAGCAGAAATGCTCGACCTAGCGATGGACATGGAAGCAGACCTTGGTATCGACTCAATCAAACGCGTTGAGATCCTGGGTACGGTTCAAGACCAGCTACCAACACTGCCAGAGCTAAACCCTGAAGACTTAGCTGAGTGTCGTACGCTTGGTGAAATCGTTACCTACATGCAAAGCAAGCTATCTGCTGCACCCGTAGCGACTCCAAAAGCAGATTCAGTAACGCCAATCGCAGAAACAGCGACAGCGGAACTTCCTCCACACAATGAGGTAGCGCTAAAAAAGCTACCAGCGGCAGATAAATTCGTCGATTGTTTCTCAAAAAACGCTTGTGTCGTGATCACAGATGATGGTCACAACGCCGGTGTTCTAGCAGAAAAGTTGACCGCTAACGGCATTCAAGTTGCTGTAGTGCGTAGTGCTCTTTCTGCCGCGTCACCTTTAAACAGTGAAATCGCAAGCTACACACTCAACAGCGTCGATGATGCTGGTGTGACTGCGGTTATTAACGACATCGAAGCAGACCTTAAAACGTCGAACAAAGTGATTGCTGGCTTCATTCACCTACAAGCTATCGTTGATGCGAAACAAAGCAACGAGCAAGCGGTTAACTTGAATGCAGACTCAAGAGCTTCGCTAACCACAGCGTTCTTATTCGCTAAACACCTAAATGGTCAGCTGAATGCCGTTTCAGGTCGCAGCGTGTTCTTCACACTAAGCCGTATCGATGGTGGCTTTGGTTACCTAGATGCTAAGCAACTAGCGAATGCAGAACTTAACCAAGCAGCGCTGTCTGGTCTCACTAAGACACTGAGCCACGAATGGTCAAACGTGTTCTGCCGTGCATTGGATGCTGATGCTTCTATTGATGCTCGTCACCTTGCTGAAGCTATCACTGGCGAACTGTTCGATATCGATACCAACACGGTTGAAATCGGTCTTAGCCATGCGGAAAACGGTGAATCTGGTCGTGCAACATTGATTGCTGCAACACCAGGCGCTGCACAAACCAAAAACGCAGGCGCTCAGCTCACCAAGAGCGACAAAGTTTTGGTGACGGGTGGCGCTAAAGGCGTGACGTTTGAATGTGCACTAACACTTGCTAAGCAATGTAAGTCTCACTTCATTCTTGCAGGTCGTAGTAAGCATATTACTTCAGCTGAGCTACCTCAGTGGGCACAAGGCAAGCAAGAGAAAGATCTAAAACCAGCGGCTATCGCTCACCTACAAGCAACAGGTGACAAACCAACACCGAAGAAAGTTGATGCCTTGCTAAAACCAGTATTGAGCAGCCTTGAAATCAACGCAGCACTTGCCGCTTTCAACGAGATTGGCGCAAGCGCTGAATACCTAAGCCTAGATGTATCGAACCATGATTCAGTAGCGAAAACGCTGACAAACTTCGACGGCATTACTGGGCTTATCCATGGCGCAGGCGTACTGGCTGACAAACACATTCAAGACAAAACGCTTGATGAGCTGAACATGGTTTACGGCACGAAAGTGGGCGGACTAGAAGCAGTTCTTAGTGGTCTTGATAGCAGCAAGCTAAAACTGATTGCGATGTTCTCTTCGGCAGCGGGTTTCTACGGAAACACAGGCCAAAGTGACTACTCGATGTCTAACGAGATCCTAAACAAAGCGGCTCTGCAATTGTCTGCGCGTAACCCTCAAGCGAAAGTGATGAGCTTTAACTGGGGACCGTGGGACGGCGGTATGGTCAACGCAGCACTAAAACGTATGTTTACAGAGCGCGGTGTGTACGTAATTCCTCTTCAGGCAGGTGCGGAGCTATTTAGTTCTCAGCTACTGAACGAAACTGGCATTCAATTGCTGGTTGGCACTAGCATGCAAGGTTCTGACAACAAGGAAGCTGCTGTAAAAAAGCTTAATGCGGAGTCTGTGCATCTTGCAAAGAGTCCGCTGAATACAAGCATCACTGTGACACGTCATCTTGATCCGAAGGCATTGCCTTTCATTCAAGATCACTGCATTGCCGGTAACCCAGTGTTACCGACAGTGTGTGCCATCCAATGGATGCGCGAAGTAGCAGAGCAACTGTTAGGGGTGAACGTTAGCGTTCACAACTACAAACTGCTTAAGGGTGTGATTTTTGATACTGATGAAGTGCAAGAGCTGAAACTGGTTCTTTCCCCTGACGCTAAATCAAAAGATCAGCTAAAAGCAGTGATCAGTTGCCAAGGGCGACCACAGTATCAAGCTCAGTTGCAAGTTGCCTCTGTGCAAGTGTCTGAAGATGTTCAACAAGCGTCGACAAAGCGCTTTGAAGCCAACACTTCAACACCTGTAACAACGGCACAAGCTCTATACAGTGACGGTACTTTGTTTCATGGACCAAGACTGCAAGGTATTACTTCAGTCGAACGCTTTGACGACTTAGGCTTATTGGCTCAATGCCAGTTGCCTCAGATTGAAAACAGCGACTGCGGATCATTTATTCCGAAGCAAGGTTTTGGTGATAGCCAGCCATTTGCTGAAGATTATTTGCTGCAAACCATGCTGGTATGGGCTCGATTGAAATACGGCGCGGCAAGCCTGCCGTCTGCAATTGGTGAGTTTATTTGTTACGCACCGATGCACAATGGTGACCAAGGTTGGCTAGAGCTGAGCGTAATAAAAAGCACGGCTCGTTCACTGCAAGCTGATATCTCGCTTTACCATCAAGATGGTCGTTTAAGCGCAGTAATGAAAGGTGCCAAAGTCACCATCAGCAAGAGCTTAAATGACGCATTCTTGCCGAAACCTAGCTCAGCAGTGTCGAAGAAAGAGACTACTAAGAACGCAGAAAAGGAGCAATTGTCATAG
- a CDS encoding TRAP transporter small permease: MEKPQMKQPNSSESALEPSLFSKVGRVTDAIEESLIAFFLGAMTLLTFANVVFRYAFNDNILWALELTVFMFAWMVLVGASYGVKKHFHIGVDVIINLAPEKLRKVYALIAVTSCLAFSVLLLIGSWNYWYPFATDRAWYETDDIPMPEMLQFLADWLNEGERYEKLPRFIPYMALPIGMAMLTFRFAQVAYQVATGKLDRMIAGHEAEEELDALKADVLAGSDEDATAVLDSTKPNKASDSDAKSNGKED, encoded by the coding sequence ATGGAAAAGCCTCAAATGAAACAACCAAATTCTAGCGAATCAGCACTGGAACCCTCTCTTTTTTCCAAAGTCGGAAGAGTTACGGATGCGATTGAAGAGTCATTAATCGCATTTTTCCTTGGCGCAATGACACTACTTACCTTTGCTAATGTGGTATTTCGATACGCATTCAACGACAACATTTTATGGGCATTGGAACTGACGGTATTCATGTTTGCATGGATGGTGTTAGTCGGCGCATCTTATGGTGTTAAAAAACACTTCCACATTGGTGTTGATGTCATCATCAACCTTGCCCCAGAAAAGCTACGCAAAGTGTACGCGTTAATTGCCGTCACTAGCTGCCTAGCATTCTCAGTGTTACTGCTTATCGGTTCTTGGAACTATTGGTACCCATTCGCCACTGATCGCGCATGGTATGAAACCGATGATATTCCAATGCCGGAGATGCTTCAGTTTCTTGCTGACTGGCTAAATGAAGGCGAGCGATACGAGAAATTACCACGTTTTATTCCTTACATGGCGCTGCCGATTGGTATGGCAATGCTGACGTTCCGTTTTGCTCAAGTTGCTTACCAAGTAGCAACAGGCAAACTCGACCGCATGATTGCTGGCCATGAAGCCGAAGAAGAGCTGGATGCGCTGAAAGCGGACGTGCTTGCGGGTTCTGATGAAGACGCGACAGCGGTATTGGATTCGACGAAGCCAAACAAGGCGAGTGATTCGGATGCAAAATCTAACGGTAAGGAAGACTAA
- a CDS encoding 4'-phosphopantetheinyl transferase family protein has translation METPVVDLWLFSLSDLDEGTDHVSRLKQKLTDDEVAKVERYRMPSSQIQALYVRNYLREVLSLYSNLTAQEWRFEYGEKGKPSLIEKQQIETGLNFNISHSKEHLLIAVCQKEGKQVQLGVDIEHSRNSTNIDSIMKHYFSDKELSDLLELGKEEQRERFFDLWALKESYIKATGKGLATSLKSFSFDFSNLTQQTLPVHSSGLESQLHDGIIVHNGVGLDVTKRGDASTDWQCSLGRLDNQFRFSVTLGGAMLPMQLDMKCFPKSKLLG, from the coding sequence ATGGAAACACCAGTCGTTGATTTGTGGCTTTTTTCTCTAAGCGATTTGGATGAGGGTACTGATCATGTGTCGCGCCTTAAACAGAAACTGACTGACGATGAAGTCGCTAAGGTTGAACGTTATCGAATGCCTTCATCTCAGATCCAAGCGCTCTATGTTCGTAATTATTTGCGAGAGGTGTTGTCGCTCTACTCTAATTTGACGGCTCAAGAGTGGCGGTTTGAGTATGGTGAGAAAGGCAAGCCAAGCTTAATTGAGAAACAACAAATAGAAACTGGCCTGAATTTCAATATCAGTCATAGCAAAGAACATTTGTTAATCGCGGTTTGCCAGAAAGAAGGGAAGCAAGTTCAGCTGGGTGTCGATATCGAACATTCAAGAAACTCGACCAATATCGACTCGATCATGAAGCACTACTTCTCGGACAAAGAGCTCTCAGATTTACTTGAACTCGGTAAAGAAGAGCAAAGGGAGCGATTCTTTGATTTATGGGCTTTGAAAGAGTCGTACATCAAAGCGACAGGTAAAGGGTTGGCTACATCGTTAAAAAGTTTTTCGTTCGACTTTTCCAATCTAACTCAACAAACACTGCCAGTTCATTCGTCAGGTTTAGAATCACAGTTGCATGATGGAATCATTGTGCATAACGGAGTTGGGCTGGATGTTACTAAACGAGGAGATGCTTCAACAGATTGGCAATGCAGTTTAGGAAGGTTGGATAACCAGTTTCGATTTTCCGTGACGCTTGGTGGTGCAATGCTTCCTATGCAATTAGATATGAAGTGCTTCCCAAAATCTAAGCTACTTGGCTGA
- a CDS encoding TRAP transporter substrate-binding protein, whose product MFKPLTLLSVSALALTSFNAAANCDPGEIVIKFSHVTNTDKHPKGIAASLLEERVNTEMNGKACMQVFPNSTLYDDNKVLEALLNGDVQMAAPSLSKFEKFTKKYRIFDLPFLFEDVDAVDRFQNSESGEKLKNAMKRRGLQGLAFWHNGMKQMSANKPLINPEDAEGLKFRVQASDVLVAQFEQLGANPQKMSFKEVYGGLQTKVIDGQENTWSNIYGKKFFEVQDGVTETNHGILDYLVVTSNDFWKDLPEDVRTQLGTIVQEVSETRNAESSKVNLANKNNIIEAGGEVRTLTPEQRQAWVTALQPVWKKFEKDIGSDLIDAALASNQ is encoded by the coding sequence ATGTTTAAGCCTCTTACCCTGCTGTCTGTATCTGCTCTGGCGCTCACAAGTTTTAATGCCGCTGCAAACTGTGATCCTGGTGAAATCGTGATTAAATTCAGTCACGTAACCAATACCGATAAGCACCCGAAAGGCATTGCCGCTTCTCTACTAGAAGAGCGAGTAAACACTGAAATGAATGGTAAAGCTTGTATGCAAGTTTTCCCTAACTCGACGCTTTACGATGATAATAAGGTACTGGAAGCCCTGTTAAATGGTGATGTTCAAATGGCGGCACCTTCGCTGTCTAAATTTGAGAAGTTCACTAAGAAATACCGCATTTTTGACCTTCCATTCCTATTTGAAGATGTAGACGCCGTTGACCGCTTCCAAAACTCAGAATCTGGTGAAAAACTGAAGAATGCAATGAAACGTCGTGGCCTACAGGGTCTAGCGTTTTGGCACAATGGCATGAAACAGATGTCGGCGAACAAACCTCTTATCAATCCTGAAGATGCGGAAGGTTTGAAATTCCGTGTTCAAGCATCAGATGTATTGGTTGCTCAGTTTGAACAGCTAGGCGCTAACCCACAGAAGATGTCTTTCAAAGAAGTGTACGGTGGCCTACAAACTAAGGTTATCGATGGCCAAGAAAACACATGGTCAAACATCTACGGCAAGAAGTTCTTTGAAGTACAAGATGGCGTGACTGAAACCAATCACGGCATCTTGGATTACCTAGTTGTAACCTCGAACGATTTCTGGAAAGACCTACCTGAAGATGTACGCACGCAGCTTGGCACTATCGTTCAAGAAGTGTCTGAGACGCGTAACGCGGAATCTTCAAAAGTTAACCTAGCGAACAAAAACAACATCATCGAAGCTGGTGGTGAAGTTCGTACGCTGACGCCTGAACAACGTCAAGCATGGGTAACGGCACTTCAACCAGTATGGAAGAAGTTTGAAAAAGACATCGGTTCAGATCTTATCGATGCAGCACTAGCTTCAAACCAATAA
- a CDS encoding thioesterase family protein, which translates to MSQIYHHPVQIYYEDTDHSGVVYHPNFLKYFERAREHVLGSDKLATLWNEHGLGFAVYKANMTFQDGVEFAEICDIRTSFELDGKYKTLWRQEVWRKDATKPAVIGDIEMVCLDKDKQLQPVPAEVLKAMLGETS; encoded by the coding sequence ATGAGTCAGATCTACCATCACCCAGTACAGATTTACTACGAAGATACCGATCATTCAGGTGTGGTTTATCACCCTAACTTTCTCAAATACTTCGAGCGTGCACGCGAACATGTATTGGGTAGCGATAAACTGGCAACATTGTGGAATGAACACGGATTAGGTTTTGCGGTATATAAAGCCAACATGACTTTTCAAGATGGGGTTGAGTTCGCTGAGATCTGCGACATCCGAACCTCTTTTGAACTCGATGGCAAATACAAAACGCTATGGCGACAGGAAGTGTGGCGTAAAGATGCGACCAAACCTGCCGTGATTGGTGATATCGAGATGGTTTGCCTAGATAAAGACAAACAACTTCAGCCTGTACCCGCTGAAGTATTAAAAGCGATGCTTGGCGAAACGAGTTAA